From Pseudomonas sp. FP2335, the proteins below share one genomic window:
- a CDS encoding YqjD family protein has translation MANTSLRKASLESMEAEISSLLKSLESLKDDASDESRKTLKALKSNAENALKHSRHLISDAYEESKVKIRETGVATRDYAQEHPWTTAGVAVGALGLLAAYLLCKRGD, from the coding sequence ATGGCCAACACTTCTTTACGCAAAGCGTCGCTGGAAAGCATGGAAGCCGAGATTTCGAGCCTGCTCAAGTCTCTGGAAAGCCTCAAGGACGACGCGTCCGACGAGTCGCGCAAGACCTTGAAGGCCCTGAAAAGCAACGCCGAGAATGCCCTCAAGCATTCCCGCCACCTGATCAGCGATGCCTACGAAGAAAGCAAAGTGAAAATCCGCGAAACCGGTGTTGCAACCCGGGACTACGCGCAGGAGCACCCATGGACTACAGCCGGTGTGGCGGTAGGTGCATTGGGTCTGCTGGCTGCTTACTTGCTGTGCAAACGCGGTGACTAA
- a CDS encoding aminopeptidase — translation MVRRFLPGLMVLLLSGCSSVSYYGQLASGQWQLLRAREPVSTVIADPSRPQLLREHLAQAQKARTFASEQLHLPDNQSYRLYADIGRPYVVWNVFATTEFSLSPETHCFPIAGCVAYRGYYNQGAARGEAALLRQRGMDVSIGGVEAYSTLGWFNDPILNSMMNWGDERLATLIFHELAHQRFYVKDDTEFNESFANFVEQEGTRQWRAARGLAPLGDGALQQRDQFIRLILDTRQRLEKLYAQPLSKEAMRAAKALEFERLRSDYRQMRDSQWAGDKRYDAWINQPMNNARLLPFGLYDQWVPAFAALFRQEGGDWLRFYAAVERMGALPVEQRKVALRQLEMEGL, via the coding sequence ATGGTCAGGCGTTTTCTTCCGGGGTTGATGGTGCTGCTGCTCAGCGGCTGCTCAAGTGTCAGCTATTACGGCCAGTTGGCTAGCGGCCAGTGGCAATTGCTGCGCGCTCGAGAGCCGGTTTCCACGGTCATTGCCGACCCCTCTCGCCCCCAACTGCTGCGTGAACACCTGGCGCAAGCGCAAAAGGCGCGGACCTTTGCCAGCGAACAACTGCATTTGCCTGACAACCAGAGCTACAGGTTGTACGCCGACATTGGCCGGCCCTATGTGGTGTGGAATGTCTTCGCCACGACAGAATTTTCCCTGTCGCCTGAAACCCACTGCTTTCCCATCGCCGGTTGCGTCGCCTATCGCGGCTACTACAACCAGGGCGCTGCACGGGGTGAAGCGGCGTTGTTGCGCCAGCGAGGCATGGACGTGTCGATTGGCGGCGTCGAGGCCTACTCGACCCTGGGCTGGTTCAACGACCCGATCCTGAATTCGATGATGAACTGGGGTGACGAGCGCCTGGCCACGCTGATCTTTCATGAGCTGGCGCACCAACGTTTCTATGTGAAGGACGACACCGAATTCAACGAGTCATTTGCCAACTTCGTCGAGCAGGAAGGCACGCGCCAGTGGCGTGCCGCACGGGGGCTGGCGCCGCTCGGCGATGGGGCGTTGCAGCAACGTGACCAGTTTATCCGGCTGATTCTCGATACTCGCCAGCGTCTGGAAAAGCTCTACGCCCAACCGCTGTCGAAGGAGGCGATGCGGGCGGCCAAAGCGCTTGAGTTTGAGCGCTTGCGCAGCGATTACCGGCAGATGCGTGATAGCCAGTGGGCGGGCGACAAGCGTTATGACGCCTGGATCAACCAGCCGATGAACAACGCGCGGCTGTTGCCATTCGGGCTGTATGACCAGTGGGTGCCGGCGTTTGCGGCGTTGTTTCGGCAAGAAGGTGGGGATTGGCTGAGGTTTTATGCGGCGGTGGAGCGGATGGGGGCGTTGCCGGTGGAGCAGCGCAAGGTGGCGTTGAGGCAGTTGGAGATGGAGGGGCTTTAG
- a CDS encoding DUF1161 domain-containing protein: MKKFLLAVGLLSIAGTALAAGKPCDELKSEIAAKLDAKGVAHYSLDVVEKGAAGDAKVVGSCEAGTKEIVYKRG, from the coding sequence ATGAAGAAGTTTCTGCTAGCGGTAGGTTTGTTGAGCATTGCGGGTACGGCCCTGGCGGCGGGCAAGCCTTGTGACGAGCTGAAGAGCGAGATTGCAGCGAAACTGGATGCCAAGGGCGTTGCGCACTATTCCCTGGACGTTGTGGAGAAAGGTGCTGCGGGTGACGCCAAAGTGGTTGGCTCGTGTGAAGCCGGCACCAAGGAAATCGTCTACAAACGCGGTTGA
- a CDS encoding gamma carbonic anhydrase family protein — MTLRTYQNHTPALGAGAFVDISAVVIGDVEIGTDSSVWPLTVIRGDMHRIRIGARTSVQDGCVLHITHAGPFNPDGFPLLIGDDVTIAHKVMLHGCTVGSRVLIGMGSIVMDGAVVEDDVIIGAGSLVPPGKKLQSGFLYVGSPVKQIRPLTDKERAFFTYSAANYVKLKDLHLAEGFDQ, encoded by the coding sequence GTGACCCTTCGCACCTATCAGAACCACACGCCAGCCCTGGGCGCCGGGGCTTTTGTCGATATTTCGGCGGTGGTGATCGGCGATGTCGAAATCGGCACCGACAGCTCCGTATGGCCACTGACCGTGATCCGTGGCGACATGCACCGCATCCGCATCGGTGCGCGCACCAGCGTGCAGGACGGCTGCGTGTTGCACATCACCCACGCCGGGCCTTTCAACCCGGACGGTTTCCCGCTGCTGATCGGCGATGACGTGACCATCGCCCACAAGGTCATGCTGCATGGCTGCACGGTGGGCAGCCGGGTCCTGATCGGCATGGGCAGCATCGTGATGGACGGTGCCGTGGTGGAAGATGACGTGATCATCGGCGCCGGCAGCCTGGTGCCGCCAGGCAAAAAACTGCAAAGCGGCTTTTTGTATGTGGGCAGCCCGGTTAAACAAATCCGCCCACTGACTGACAAGGAACGCGCGTTTTTCACCTACAGTGCGGCGAACTACGTGAAGCTCAAAGACCTGCACCTGGCTGAAGGATTCGATCAATGA
- a CDS encoding GMC family oxidoreductase produces MATIMKKVDAVIVGFGWTGAIMAKELTEAGLNVVALERGPMQDTYPDGNYPQVIDELTYSVRKKLFQDISKETVTIRHSVNDVALPNRQLGAFLPGNGVGGAGLHWSGVHFRVDPIELRMRSHYEERYGKNFIPKDMTIQDFGVSYEELEPFFDYAEKVFGTSGQAWTVKGQLVGEGRGGNPYAPDRSNPFPLEAQKNTVSAQLFQKAASDVGYKPYNLPSANTSGPYTNPYGAQMGPCNFCGFCSGYVCYMYSKASPNVNILPALRQVPNFELRPNSHVLKVNLDSTKSKATGVTYVDAQGREIEQPADLVILGAFQFHNVRLMLLSGIGKPYDPITNEGVVGRNFAYQNMATIKAFFDKDTHTNNFIGAGGNGVAMDDFNADNFDHGPHGFVGGSPMWVNQAGSRPIAGTSNPPGTPAWGSAWKRATADYYTHQVSMDAHGAHQSYRGNYLDLDPVYRDAYGLPLLRMTFDWQENDIKMNRFMVEKMGKVAEAMNPKAIAVLGKKVGEHFNTASYQTTHLNGGAIMGTDPKTSALNRYLQCWDVHNVFVPGASAFPQGLGYNPTGLVAALTYWSARAIREQYLKNPGPLVQA; encoded by the coding sequence GTGGCGACCATCATGAAGAAAGTAGACGCTGTGATCGTAGGCTTCGGCTGGACCGGCGCGATCATGGCCAAGGAGCTGACTGAAGCGGGCCTCAACGTGGTAGCGCTGGAGCGCGGCCCGATGCAGGACACGTACCCGGATGGCAACTATCCGCAGGTCATCGACGAACTGACCTACAGCGTGCGTAAAAAACTCTTCCAGGACATCTCCAAAGAGACGGTGACCATTCGCCATAGCGTGAATGATGTGGCCCTGCCCAACCGCCAACTGGGTGCGTTCCTGCCGGGCAATGGCGTCGGCGGTGCGGGCCTGCACTGGTCGGGCGTGCATTTTCGGGTCGACCCGATCGAGCTGCGCATGCGCAGCCATTACGAAGAGCGTTACGGCAAAAACTTCATCCCCAAGGACATGACCATCCAGGACTTTGGCGTCAGCTATGAAGAGCTGGAGCCGTTTTTCGACTACGCGGAAAAAGTCTTCGGCACCTCCGGCCAGGCCTGGACCGTCAAAGGCCAGTTGGTCGGTGAAGGCCGTGGCGGCAACCCGTATGCGCCGGATCGCTCCAACCCATTCCCGTTGGAGGCGCAGAAAAACACCGTCTCCGCACAGCTGTTTCAGAAAGCGGCTAGCGATGTGGGTTACAAACCCTACAACCTGCCATCGGCCAACACCTCTGGGCCCTACACCAACCCCTACGGTGCGCAGATGGGCCCATGCAACTTCTGCGGGTTTTGCAGCGGCTACGTTTGCTACATGTACTCCAAGGCTTCGCCGAACGTGAACATCCTGCCGGCGCTGCGCCAGGTGCCGAACTTCGAGCTGCGGCCCAATTCCCACGTGCTCAAGGTCAATCTCGACAGCACCAAGAGCAAGGCCACCGGCGTGACGTATGTCGACGCCCAGGGCCGGGAAATCGAGCAGCCAGCGGACCTGGTGATCCTCGGCGCGTTCCAGTTCCACAACGTGCGGTTGATGCTGCTGTCGGGTATCGGAAAACCCTACGACCCGATTACCAATGAGGGTGTGGTGGGCCGGAACTTTGCCTACCAGAACATGGCCACTATCAAGGCGTTCTTCGACAAGGACACCCACACCAACAACTTCATCGGTGCGGGCGGCAATGGCGTGGCGATGGATGATTTCAACGCCGACAACTTCGACCATGGTCCCCATGGCTTCGTTGGCGGCTCGCCGATGTGGGTCAACCAGGCTGGCAGTCGGCCGATTGCCGGTACGTCCAACCCGCCGGGCACCCCGGCCTGGGGCAGTGCGTGGAAGCGTGCCACCGCCGATTACTACACCCATCAGGTGTCGATGGATGCCCACGGTGCCCATCAATCCTACCGGGGCAACTACCTGGATCTAGACCCGGTTTACCGCGATGCCTACGGCCTGCCGCTGCTGCGGATGACGTTCGACTGGCAGGAAAACGACATCAAGATGAACCGCTTCATGGTCGAGAAAATGGGCAAGGTTGCCGAGGCGATGAACCCCAAGGCGATTGCCGTGCTGGGCAAAAAGGTCGGCGAGCATTTCAACACCGCGTCGTACCAGACCACCCACCTCAACGGTGGCGCGATCATGGGCACCGACCCGAAGACCAGTGCGTTGAACCGCTACCTGCAATGCTGGGATGTACACAACGTGTTTGTCCCGGGCGCTTCCGCTTTCCCACAGGGCTTGGGTTACAACCCTACCGGCCTGGTGGCGGCGTTGACCTACTGGTCGGCCCGCGCGATCCGCGAGCAGTACCTGAAAAACCCCGGCCCACTGGTTCAGGCATAA
- a CDS encoding gluconate 2-dehydrogenase subunit 3 family protein encodes MSDQDQDNPRRDFLRKSLTLIPVVTVASTGLGGSMLMATPEPAQASPAKAPVNEKAYEPSYFTAEEWAFINAAVAQLIPTDAQGPGAVEAGVPEYIDRQMNTPYASGALWFMQGPFNADAPPEMGWQSKLVPKDIYRLGIAATDAWSKAFNGKVFAAQDSATRDDMLRRLEAGGSEVTAHFDAVPPKIFFNLLLQNTKEGFFCDPIHGGNKGMVGWTMIGFPGARADFMDWVERNEQYPFPAVSIRGERA; translated from the coding sequence ATGTCTGATCAAGATCAAGACAACCCCCGGCGTGACTTTTTGCGCAAATCCTTGACCTTGATCCCGGTGGTCACGGTTGCCAGTACCGGCCTTGGCGGCTCGATGTTGATGGCTACGCCCGAGCCGGCACAGGCCAGCCCGGCTAAGGCGCCGGTCAACGAAAAGGCCTACGAGCCAAGTTACTTCACTGCCGAAGAGTGGGCGTTTATCAACGCCGCCGTCGCGCAGTTGATTCCTACCGATGCCCAGGGCCCAGGCGCCGTGGAAGCCGGTGTGCCGGAATACATCGACCGTCAGATGAACACGCCTTACGCCAGTGGTGCGTTGTGGTTCATGCAGGGTCCGTTCAATGCCGACGCGCCGCCTGAGATGGGCTGGCAGAGCAAACTGGTGCCCAAGGACATCTATCGTCTGGGCATCGCCGCGACGGATGCATGGTCGAAAGCGTTCAACGGCAAAGTGTTTGCTGCGCAAGACAGCGCTACCCGAGACGATATGCTGCGTCGCCTGGAGGCTGGGGGCAGTGAGGTGACCGCGCATTTCGACGCGGTGCCGCCGAAGATTTTCTTCAACCTGCTGCTGCAAAACACCAAGGAAGGCTTCTTCTGCGACCCGATCCACGGTGGCAACAAAGGCATGGTCGGCTGGACCATGATCGGCTTCCCCGGCGCTCGCGCCGACTTCATGGACTGGGTTGAACGCAACGAGCAATACCCCTTCCCGGCAGTTTCCATCCGCGGCGAGAGGGCATAA
- the prlC gene encoding oligopeptidase A has protein sequence MSSAKVPTVSANNPLLQPYDLPPFSAIRAEHVQPAIEQILADNRVAIEGILQSQGKNPTWAGLVLAMDELNDRLGAAWSPVSHLNAVCNSAELREAYEGCLPALSAYSTEMGQNRELFQAFEALANSPEAAGFDVAQKTILEHSLRDFRLSGIDLPPEQQKRYAEVQSKLSELGSKFSNQLLDATQAWTKHVTDEATLAGLTDSAKAQMAGAAQAKGLDGWLITLEFPSYYAVMTYAQDRALREEVYAAYCTRASDQGPNAGQNDNGPVMEEILDLRQELAQLLGYASFSELSLATKMAESSDQVLSFLRDLAKRSKPFAAQDLQQLKAYAAEQGCADLQSWDSGFYGEKLREQRYSVSQEALRAYFPIDKVLGGLFAIVQRLYGIEIAELKGFDTWHPDVRLFEIKENGQHVGRFFFDLYARANKRGGAWMDGARDRRRKIDGVLQSPVANLVCNFTPADSGKPALLTHDEVTTLFHEFGHGLHHLLTRVEHAGVSGINGVAWDAVELPSQFMENWCWEPEGLALISGHYESGEPLPQDLLEKMLAAKNFQSGLMMVRQLEFSLFDFELHATHGDGRSVAQVLEGVRDEVSVMRPPAYNRFPNSFAHIFAGGYAAGYYSYKWAEVLSADAFSKFEEDGVLNAETGRAFREAILARGGSQAPMVLFVDFRGRAPSIDALLRHSGLSEGAAA, from the coding sequence ATGTCTTCAGCCAAGGTACCCACCGTGAGCGCGAACAACCCTCTTCTGCAGCCCTACGACCTGCCGCCGTTCTCGGCGATCCGTGCCGAGCACGTACAGCCGGCCATCGAACAGATCCTCGCCGACAACCGTGTCGCCATCGAAGGCATCCTGCAAAGCCAGGGGAAAAATCCTACGTGGGCCGGGCTGGTCTTGGCCATGGACGAACTGAATGACCGCCTGGGCGCCGCCTGGAGCCCGGTCAGCCACCTCAACGCCGTGTGCAACAGCGCTGAACTGCGCGAAGCCTACGAAGGCTGCCTGCCGGCGTTGAGCGCCTACTCCACCGAGATGGGCCAGAACCGCGAGCTGTTCCAGGCTTTCGAAGCCCTGGCCAACAGCCCGGAAGCGGCAGGTTTCGACGTGGCGCAAAAAACTATCCTGGAACACTCCCTGCGCGACTTCCGCCTGTCGGGTATCGATTTGCCGCCGGAGCAGCAAAAACGCTACGCCGAAGTGCAGAGCAAGCTTTCCGAGTTGGGCAGCAAGTTTTCCAACCAACTGCTGGACGCGACCCAGGCCTGGACCAAACACGTTACCGATGAAGCCACCCTCGCCGGCCTGACCGACTCGGCCAAGGCGCAGATGGCTGGCGCTGCCCAGGCCAAAGGCCTCGATGGCTGGCTGATCACCCTGGAATTTCCGAGCTACTACGCGGTAATGACCTACGCCCAGGACCGCGCCCTGCGTGAAGAGGTCTACGCGGCCTACTGCACCCGTGCGTCAGACCAAGGCCCGAATGCCGGTCAGAATGACAACGGCCCGGTGATGGAAGAAATCCTCGACCTGCGTCAGGAGCTTGCTCAACTCTTGGGCTACGCCTCGTTCTCCGAACTGAGCCTGGCCACCAAGATGGCCGAGTCCAGCGACCAGGTGCTGAGCTTCCTGCGTGACCTGGCCAAGCGCAGCAAGCCGTTTGCCGCCCAGGACCTGCAACAGCTCAAGGCCTATGCTGCCGAGCAAGGCTGTGCCGACCTGCAAAGCTGGGACAGTGGTTTCTACGGCGAAAAACTCCGTGAGCAGCGTTACAGCGTGTCCCAGGAAGCGCTGCGTGCCTACTTCCCGATCGACAAGGTGCTCGGCGGCCTGTTCGCCATCGTGCAACGCCTGTACGGCATCGAGATCGCCGAACTGAAGGGCTTCGACACCTGGCACCCGGATGTGCGCCTGTTTGAAATCAAGGAAAACGGCCAGCACGTTGGCCGCTTCTTCTTTGACCTGTACGCCCGCGCCAACAAGCGTGGCGGCGCCTGGATGGACGGCGCGCGCGACCGTCGCCGCAAGATCGACGGCGTGCTGCAAAGCCCGGTGGCCAACCTGGTGTGCAACTTCACCCCGGCCGACAGTGGCAAGCCTGCCCTGCTGACTCACGATGAAGTGACTACGCTGTTCCACGAATTCGGCCACGGCCTGCATCACCTGTTGACCCGCGTCGAGCACGCTGGCGTGTCCGGCATCAACGGCGTGGCCTGGGATGCGGTGGAGTTGCCAAGCCAGTTCATGGAGAACTGGTGCTGGGAGCCGGAAGGCCTGGCGCTGATCTCCGGTCACTATGAGAGCGGTGAGCCGCTGCCCCAGGACCTGCTGGAAAAAATGCTCGCGGCGAAAAACTTCCAGTCCGGCCTGATGATGGTGCGCCAGTTGGAGTTCTCGCTGTTTGACTTCGAGCTGCACGCCACCCACGGCGACGGCCGCAGTGTGGCCCAGGTGCTCGAAGGCGTGCGCGATGAGGTGTCGGTGATGCGTCCGCCAGCCTACAACCGTTTTCCGAACAGCTTTGCGCACATTTTCGCCGGTGGTTATGCGGCTGGGTACTACAGCTACAAGTGGGCCGAAGTGCTCTCCGCCGATGCCTTCTCCAAGTTCGAAGAAGACGGCGTGCTGAATGCCGAAACCGGCCGCGCATTCCGTGAGGCGATCCTGGCACGCGGTGGCTCCCAGGCGCCGATGGTGCTGTTCGTCGACTTCCGCGGACGTGCACCGTCGATTGACGCACTCTTGCGCCACAGCGGCCTGAGTGAGGGCGCGGCAGCATGA
- a CDS encoding DUF1161 domain-containing protein: protein MKRFALAIICGVLATSAVAAPKDCEELRKEIEIKIQANAVPSYTLEIVTKEEADKHDVAMVVGSCENGTKAIIYQKNND, encoded by the coding sequence ATGAAACGTTTTGCTTTGGCGATCATCTGCGGTGTGTTGGCCACTTCGGCCGTGGCCGCGCCCAAAGATTGTGAAGAGCTCAGGAAAGAGATCGAGATCAAGATCCAGGCGAACGCCGTGCCGTCCTACACCTTGGAGATCGTGACCAAGGAAGAAGCCGACAAGCACGATGTAGCCATGGTCGTCGGCAGCTGTGAGAACGGCACCAAGGCCATCATTTACCAGAAGAACAACGACTGA
- a CDS encoding OsmC family protein, which yields MSIVKKASAHWEGDLKTGLGSISTETGVLREAPYGFKARFEGGKGTNPEELIGAAHAGCFSMAFSMILGDAGLKADSIDTQAEVTLDQVDGGFAITAVHLILKAKIPGASQAQFEELSKKAKEGCPVSKVLNAKISLDATLVS from the coding sequence ATGAGTATCGTGAAAAAAGCATCTGCACATTGGGAAGGTGATTTGAAGACGGGCCTGGGTTCCATTTCCACGGAAACCGGGGTACTGCGCGAAGCGCCTTACGGCTTCAAGGCGCGTTTTGAAGGTGGCAAGGGCACCAATCCGGAAGAGCTGATCGGCGCGGCCCACGCCGGATGTTTCTCCATGGCGTTCTCCATGATTCTCGGCGATGCCGGGCTCAAGGCTGACAGCATCGACACCCAGGCTGAAGTGACCCTCGATCAAGTCGATGGCGGCTTTGCGATCACGGCGGTGCATCTGATCCTCAAGGCCAAGATCCCGGGTGCGAGCCAGGCGCAGTTCGAAGAACTGAGCAAAAAGGCCAAGGAAGGCTGCCCGGTGTCCAAGGTACTGAATGCGAAAATCAGCCTGGATGCGACGCTGGTTAGCTGA
- a CDS encoding tyrosine-protein phosphatase has product MFKNRWLPALGLALTALFATVYAQADDSPSIRSAEWAQPVGSQYNLHQMTPTLYRSALPDSSAVPLLQKLKIGTVINFLPESDGNWLKAAGIRQVQLSYRTNHVDDSDVLAALRAIKEAEANGPVLMHCKHGSDRTGLMAAMYRVVVQGWSKEEALNEMTLGGFGTSNGFKDGVRYMMKADIDKLRTALANGDCSTSAFALCSMKSWLNTAGTGRVEPTNDTGLAIKP; this is encoded by the coding sequence ATGTTCAAGAATCGCTGGCTGCCAGCGCTCGGCCTGGCACTTACGGCACTGTTCGCCACGGTTTATGCCCAAGCCGATGACAGCCCTTCCATCCGCTCAGCCGAGTGGGCACAGCCCGTGGGCAGCCAATACAACCTGCACCAGATGACGCCGACGCTGTATCGCAGCGCTCTGCCGGACAGCAGCGCCGTGCCACTCCTGCAAAAGCTCAAGATCGGTACCGTGATCAACTTCCTGCCCGAGTCGGATGGCAACTGGCTGAAGGCTGCGGGCATCCGTCAAGTCCAACTGAGTTATCGCACCAATCATGTGGATGATTCCGACGTGCTGGCAGCACTCAGAGCAATCAAGGAAGCCGAGGCCAACGGCCCGGTGCTGATGCACTGCAAACACGGCTCCGACCGTACCGGCCTGATGGCAGCGATGTATCGCGTGGTGGTGCAAGGATGGAGCAAGGAAGAGGCGCTGAACGAGATGACCCTGGGCGGCTTTGGCACCAGCAATGGCTTCAAGGACGGCGTTCGCTACATGATGAAGGCCGATATCGACAAGTTGCGTACAGCACTGGCGAATGGCGATTGCAGCACCAGTGCATTTGCACTGTGCTCGATGAAGAGCTGGCTCAACACGGCTGGAACCGGCCGTGTTGAACCAACGAACGATACGGGATTGGCGATAAAACCCTGA
- a CDS encoding dodecin, which translates to MSDHHTYKKVELVGSSTSSIEDAINNALAEANKSIKHLEWFEVVDTRGHIKDGKAAHFQVTLKVGFRIASS; encoded by the coding sequence ATGTCTGATCATCACACCTACAAAAAAGTGGAATTGGTGGGCTCGTCCACCTCCAGCATCGAAGACGCCATCAACAATGCGCTGGCCGAGGCCAACAAGAGCATCAAGCACCTGGAGTGGTTCGAGGTGGTCGATACCCGTGGGCATATCAAGGATGGCAAGGCCGCACACTTTCAGGTCACGCTCAAGGTGGGGTTCCGAATCGCCAGTAGTTGA
- a CDS encoding HAD family hydrolase, translating into MTLHYPTVLFDLDGTLTDPREGITRSIQYALAKLGIDEPDLTRLEHFIGPPLLQAFMQFYGFDEAKAWEAVNFYRERFKVTGLYENRVFDGVMPLLEELNSQGRQLYVATSKPWEFAREIARHFDFAKHFKVIYGSELDGTRTNKVELIAHLMREEGLDPATTLMIGDRKHDLIGARSNGLDSAAVGYGFGSFEELHAEAPTWHFETLAEMHQAFLQQP; encoded by the coding sequence ATGACCCTGCATTACCCAACCGTGCTGTTCGACCTGGATGGCACCCTCACCGACCCGCGTGAGGGCATTACCCGTTCGATCCAGTACGCCCTCGCCAAGCTCGGTATCGACGAGCCGGACCTGACCAGGCTCGAACACTTTATCGGCCCGCCATTGCTGCAAGCCTTCATGCAGTTCTACGGTTTCGACGAAGCCAAGGCGTGGGAAGCGGTGAACTTCTATCGCGAGCGCTTCAAGGTCACCGGCCTGTATGAAAACCGCGTGTTCGACGGCGTGATGCCGTTGCTGGAAGAATTGAACAGCCAGGGCCGCCAGTTGTACGTGGCTACCTCCAAGCCGTGGGAATTCGCCCGCGAGATCGCCCGGCATTTCGACTTTGCCAAGCACTTCAAAGTGATCTACGGCAGCGAGCTGGACGGTACGCGCACGAACAAAGTCGAGCTGATCGCCCATTTGATGCGCGAAGAAGGCCTGGACCCGGCGACCACCCTGATGATTGGTGACCGCAAGCACGACCTGATCGGTGCACGTAGCAACGGGCTGGATTCAGCGGCGGTAGGCTATGGATTTGGCAGCTTTGAAGAGCTGCATGCCGAGGCCCCGACTTGGCACTTCGAGACGTTGGCCGAGATGCATCAGGCGTTTTTGCAGCAGCCTTGA
- a CDS encoding LLM class flavin-dependent oxidoreductase, with protein sequence MKSLSDVKFSTLDLVPVRANGSPAQSLRNSLDLAQHVEKFGYNRFWVAEHHNMDGIASSATSVLLGYLAGGTSTIRVGSGGVMLPNHAPLVIAEQFGTLESLYPGRIDLGLGRAPGSDQMTARALRRERSGSADEFPEDVAELMAYLGPRTPDQRIIAVPGTGTNVPVWLLGSSLFSAQLAGERGLPYAFASHFAPRLMHEAIRVYRNHFKPSAVLDKPYVMLGIPLVAADTDEQADYLATSVYQRILALMRGQSLVQRPPVNSMDGLWLPHEKDAVGSFLGLAMVGSPAKIRAKLEVLIEQTGADELIFTCDLYEHADRIYSYELLAQLMKG encoded by the coding sequence ATGAAATCGCTGTCCGACGTGAAATTCTCGACCCTCGACCTCGTGCCCGTGCGGGCCAACGGCAGCCCGGCGCAGTCGTTGCGCAATTCCCTGGACCTGGCCCAGCACGTGGAAAAGTTCGGCTACAACCGTTTCTGGGTGGCGGAACACCACAATATGGACGGCATCGCCAGCTCGGCCACCTCGGTGTTGCTTGGCTACCTGGCCGGCGGCACCTCGACGATTCGCGTCGGCTCTGGCGGCGTGATGCTGCCCAACCACGCGCCGCTGGTGATTGCCGAGCAGTTCGGCACCCTGGAAAGCCTCTACCCCGGCCGTATCGACCTGGGCCTGGGCCGCGCGCCCGGCTCCGACCAGATGACCGCCCGCGCCCTGCGCCGTGAACGCTCCGGCAGCGCCGACGAGTTCCCCGAGGACGTTGCCGAACTGATGGCGTACCTCGGCCCGCGCACCCCGGACCAACGCATCATCGCCGTACCCGGCACCGGCACCAATGTGCCGGTGTGGCTGCTCGGTTCCAGCCTGTTCAGTGCACAACTGGCTGGTGAGCGCGGTTTGCCTTACGCCTTCGCCTCCCATTTCGCACCGCGCTTGATGCACGAGGCGATTCGCGTCTACCGCAATCACTTCAAGCCTTCAGCCGTGTTGGATAAACCGTACGTGATGCTCGGCATTCCGCTGGTGGCGGCGGACACCGATGAGCAAGCCGACTATCTGGCCACCTCGGTGTACCAGCGCATCCTCGCGCTGATGCGCGGGCAAAGCCTGGTGCAGCGCCCACCCGTGAACAGCATGGACGGCCTGTGGCTACCCCATGAAAAAGATGCCGTCGGCAGCTTCCTTGGCCTGGCGATGGTCGGCAGCCCGGCAAAAATCCGCGCCAAACTGGAAGTGCTGATCGAACAAACCGGTGCAGACGAGTTGATCTTTACCTGCGACCTGTACGAACACGCCGACCGGATTTATTCCTACGAACTGCTGGCGCAGTTGATGAAGGGCTGA
- a CDS encoding YheV family putative zinc ribbon protein: MSEGPVVTKKQFIAGAVCPACSEPDKLKMWTEDSVPHRECVACGYTDTLNDQGLSVPKELGTRVNTSALKAPDPKVQAVQFFPNPKLKKD, translated from the coding sequence ATGAGTGAAGGACCTGTGGTGACCAAAAAGCAATTTATCGCCGGCGCGGTCTGCCCGGCGTGCAGCGAGCCGGACAAGTTGAAGATGTGGACTGAAGACAGCGTGCCGCACCGTGAGTGTGTGGCCTGCGGTTATACCGACACGCTCAATGATCAGGGTCTGTCGGTACCCAAGGAATTAGGCACGCGGGTGAATACCTCGGCGCTGAAGGCGCCGGACCCGAAGGTGCAGGCGGTACAGTTTTTTCCTAACCCGAAACTGAAAAAAGACTGA